From Deltaproteobacteria bacterium, a single genomic window includes:
- a CDS encoding roadblock/LC7 domain-containing protein: MSLTPQLVLFEDDHRKLLAVSERLVEDANAKAIFLVDRNGQLVTEAGELKGIDTTSLASLVAGNVAATQGLAKVIGEPDFPTHFHQGERDNVHITLVAQRIILVVVFDDRSSLGLVRLRVKKAGQKLSELFDEIFKRAESDSDADGPASPFAEISDEDIDNLFSD, encoded by the coding sequence ATGTCGTTGACGCCGCAGCTAGTGCTCTTCGAGGACGACCATCGCAAGCTTCTCGCCGTCTCCGAACGGCTGGTCGAGGACGCGAACGCCAAGGCGATCTTCCTGGTCGATCGAAACGGTCAGCTCGTGACCGAAGCGGGCGAGCTCAAGGGCATCGACACCACGTCGCTCGCGTCACTGGTGGCCGGGAACGTCGCGGCCACGCAGGGGCTGGCGAAGGTGATCGGCGAGCCCGACTTCCCGACTCACTTCCACCAGGGCGAGCGCGACAACGTCCACATCACGCTGGTCGCGCAGCGAATCATCCTGGTCGTCGTCTTCGACGACCGAAGCTCGCTCGGACTGGTCCGGCTGCGCGTGAAGAAGGCCGGGCAAAAGCTTTCCGAGCTGTTCGACGAGATCTTCAAGAGGGCGGAATCGGATTCGGACGCGGACGGGCCGGCCTCGCCGTTCGCCGAAATCAGCGACGAAGACATCGACAACCTGTTCTCGGACTAG
- the recR gene encoding recombination protein RecR produces the protein MSDSSLEPIERLVKALRRLPGIGEKTATRLAYYLLSAPESYAAELGQAILRLRADIRLCEVCFNLTSRSPCEICRDETRDARLVCVVEEPADLASIESTRGYKGRYHVLGGTISPLDGVGPEALRIDALARRVESGGIDEVILATNPNPEGEATALYVADRLAMSGVPVTRIGYGMPIGGDLEYVDPITVRKSLENRRSFRS, from the coding sequence TTGAGCGATTCGAGCCTCGAGCCGATCGAGCGGCTCGTGAAGGCGCTGCGGCGCCTGCCGGGAATCGGCGAGAAGACGGCGACCCGGCTGGCGTACTACCTGCTCTCTGCGCCCGAGAGCTACGCCGCGGAGCTCGGCCAGGCGATCCTGCGCCTGCGCGCCGACATCCGCCTGTGCGAGGTCTGCTTCAACCTGACCTCGCGCTCGCCCTGCGAGATCTGCCGCGACGAGACGCGCGACGCCCGGCTGGTCTGCGTGGTCGAGGAGCCGGCCGACCTGGCCTCGATCGAGAGCACGCGCGGCTACAAGGGCCGCTACCACGTGCTCGGCGGCACGATCTCGCCGCTCGACGGCGTGGGGCCCGAGGCGCTGCGCATCGACGCGCTGGCCCGGCGCGTCGAGTCCGGCGGGATCGACGAGGTCATCCTCGCCACCAATCCCAACCCGGAAGGCGAGGCCACCGCTCTCTACGTCGCCGATCGACTCGCGATGTCGGGGGTGCCCGTGACGCGGATCGGCTACGGAATGCCGATCGGCGGGGATCTGGAATACGTCGATCCGATCACGGTCCGGAAATCGCTCGAGAATCGCCGCTCGTTCCGGAGCTAG
- a CDS encoding YbaB/EbfC family nucleoid-associated protein, giving the protein MAQAQEMGEKLRRVQEELRHRSVSVTVGGGMVEVKANGALEILEVKIDPLAVDPRDVAMLQDLVCAGVNQALVRAREMAAAAMQQVTGFSLPPGLGFGPPGGGN; this is encoded by the coding sequence ATGGCGCAGGCGCAGGAGATGGGCGAGAAGCTGCGCCGCGTGCAGGAGGAGCTCCGACACCGGAGCGTGTCGGTGACCGTGGGCGGCGGGATGGTCGAGGTCAAGGCCAACGGTGCGCTCGAGATCCTGGAGGTGAAGATCGACCCGCTGGCCGTCGACCCGCGCGACGTGGCGATGCTCCAGGATCTCGTCTGCGCGGGTGTGAACCAGGCGCTCGTGCGTGCGCGCGAGATGGCCGCGGCGGCGATGCAGCAGGTCACCGGGTTCTCGCTGCCGCCGGGCCTGGGCTTCGGCCCGCCGGGCGGTGGAAATTGA